In Streptomyces chartreusis NRRL 3882, the following are encoded in one genomic region:
- a CDS encoding AAA family ATPase, whose protein sequence is MSKRKTTSPAGTQELDGGDSAPPDNPLITKEGWGRFVGHEPIPPRLLTAAEWTALTPRERVREQERLREYHADLPMVNTPTIRKVVATSRLLIQLNRNQISARRGVFLSGSSGTGKTTALTQLGRAHELAVRKRYPRDVNRLPVVYVTVPPAATPKMLAMEFARFFGLAFPSRANVTDIVDAVCATAAHVHVDLVLVDELHNLNLATRSGAEASDQLKYFAERLPPRSPTRASTSNRRGCSPAPGGVRSQDGSSSSRPRRSPMRPRWSRRSGERWWAPWSPCSGCASTARERSPG, encoded by the coding sequence ATGAGCAAGCGTAAGACGACCTCCCCGGCCGGTACCCAGGAGCTCGATGGTGGCGATTCGGCGCCGCCGGACAATCCGCTGATCACAAAGGAAGGGTGGGGCCGTTTCGTCGGGCACGAGCCGATCCCGCCCCGGTTGCTGACGGCGGCCGAATGGACGGCACTGACCCCGCGCGAGCGCGTGCGCGAGCAGGAGCGTCTCCGGGAGTACCACGCGGACCTGCCGATGGTGAACACCCCGACCATCCGCAAGGTCGTCGCCACCTCGCGGCTGCTGATCCAGCTCAACCGCAACCAGATCTCCGCCCGTCGCGGCGTGTTCCTCTCCGGTTCCTCCGGCACCGGTAAGACGACTGCCCTGACCCAGTTGGGCCGAGCCCATGAACTGGCCGTCCGCAAGCGGTATCCCCGCGACGTGAACCGGCTGCCGGTCGTCTACGTCACCGTTCCGCCCGCAGCGACCCCGAAGATGCTGGCGATGGAGTTCGCCCGGTTCTTCGGGCTGGCCTTCCCCAGCCGGGCGAATGTCACCGATATTGTGGACGCAGTCTGCGCGACCGCCGCCCATGTCCACGTCGACCTGGTTCTCGTCGACGAGCTGCACAACCTCAACCTGGCCACCCGGTCCGGCGCCGAAGCCTCCGACCAGCTGAAGTACTTCGCCGAACGCCTGCCGCCACGTTCGCCTACGCGGGCATCGACATCGAATCGGCGGGGCTGTTCGCCGGCACCCGGGGGCGTCAGATCGCAGGACGGTTCGTCGTCGTCCCGGCCACGCCGTTCTCCCATGCGACCGCGATGGAGCAGGAGGAGTGGCGAGCGCTGGTGGGCACCCTGGAGTCCATGCTCCGGCTGCGCGAGCACCGCCCGGGAACGCTCACCGGGCTGA
- a CDS encoding Mu transposase C-terminal domain-containing protein, which produces MAGRDVSVLRPGDWIAYDGGDHQVVALAGTSVRLRSEDGTESVVLASFLMAAPDFSVTGTEPLPGLEPPGLLASLPDPVRDAAREWERHVVEVETGLPPGAEPGTFPRPEYDPASWSLVERAQAKADELGMSLRTVQGRRARYAQQGSWGLVDQRAVRMSEATGRADARLVAAIREALDAETSASTGTRPRLIRRVVKMVEATHGEGVVPLPSKNTFYKLIDALSTGRHTFGSAVTRRQTANRPQGPFTPTFADRPGEQVQIDSTSLDVMVVLDSGLTVRADLTIAVDVATRTICAAVLRPVGTKAVDASLLLARMLVPEPMRPGWSGSLRMAASRMPHRRLLDVDTRMEQAAARPVIVPDTVVIDGGKVFISDTFIRACDRLGISVQRARPRTPTDKAIVEATFSAINTLFVQHLAGYTGPNVSRRGDRVEERAVWTIPDLQELLDEWILAGWQARPHDSLRDPFRPKKSVSPNDKYASLVAACGYLPLVLRGEDYLELLPVAWRAVNDYGIRISYRTYDCAELGPYRRQHSGITAKRGLWEVHYDPYDLSQVFVRTQQGWITVPWVHLPLVNGPFADFTWQHARRLAAEAGLDDTNEAAVARVLDELLTRGEHGPDTRSAKVAGRTRVAAAVRAQATAPETETEPEPEPEALSPVPVADFGVFDAHAEAERWI; this is translated from the coding sequence ATGGCGGGACGTGATGTCTCCGTGCTGCGGCCGGGTGACTGGATCGCCTATGACGGGGGCGACCACCAGGTCGTCGCCTTGGCCGGGACGTCGGTACGGCTTCGCTCGGAAGACGGGACCGAGTCTGTGGTGCTGGCCTCGTTCCTGATGGCGGCGCCGGACTTCTCGGTCACCGGGACGGAGCCGCTGCCCGGGCTGGAGCCGCCTGGGCTGCTGGCGTCGTTGCCGGATCCGGTGCGGGATGCGGCACGCGAGTGGGAGCGCCATGTCGTGGAGGTCGAGACGGGGCTGCCGCCCGGTGCCGAGCCGGGCACGTTCCCGCGGCCCGAGTACGACCCGGCGTCGTGGTCGCTGGTGGAGCGGGCACAGGCGAAGGCGGACGAGCTGGGGATGAGCCTGCGTACGGTGCAGGGCCGGCGGGCGCGCTACGCCCAGCAGGGGTCGTGGGGGCTGGTCGACCAGCGGGCCGTGCGGATGTCGGAGGCGACGGGACGCGCGGATGCCCGTCTGGTGGCGGCGATCCGGGAGGCTCTGGACGCGGAGACGTCCGCTTCGACGGGGACGCGGCCGAGGCTGATCCGCCGGGTGGTCAAGATGGTGGAGGCCACGCACGGTGAGGGGGTGGTGCCGCTTCCGAGCAAGAACACCTTCTACAAGCTCATCGACGCGCTCTCCACTGGCCGACACACCTTCGGCTCGGCGGTCACGCGCAGGCAGACCGCGAACCGCCCGCAGGGTCCGTTCACCCCGACGTTCGCGGACAGGCCGGGCGAACAAGTACAGATCGACTCCACCTCGCTGGATGTGATGGTGGTACTCGACTCCGGGCTGACGGTCCGCGCGGATCTGACGATCGCGGTCGATGTCGCGACGCGGACGATCTGCGCGGCGGTGCTGCGACCAGTGGGCACCAAGGCGGTGGACGCCTCGCTGCTGCTGGCGCGGATGCTGGTGCCGGAGCCGATGCGGCCGGGCTGGTCGGGTTCGTTGCGGATGGCGGCGTCGCGGATGCCGCACCGGCGGCTGCTGGACGTGGATACGCGGATGGAGCAGGCCGCCGCGCGACCGGTGATCGTGCCGGACACGGTCGTCATCGACGGCGGGAAGGTGTTCATCTCCGACACGTTCATCCGGGCCTGTGACCGGCTCGGGATCTCGGTGCAGCGGGCTCGTCCGCGCACGCCGACCGACAAGGCGATCGTGGAGGCGACGTTCTCGGCGATCAACACATTGTTCGTGCAGCATCTGGCCGGCTACACGGGCCCGAACGTCTCGCGTCGCGGCGATCGGGTCGAGGAGCGGGCGGTGTGGACGATCCCTGACCTTCAGGAACTGTTGGACGAGTGGATCCTGGCCGGGTGGCAGGCCAGACCGCACGACAGTCTGCGCGATCCGTTCCGTCCGAAGAAGTCGGTGTCGCCGAACGACAAGTACGCCTCGCTGGTCGCGGCCTGCGGCTACCTGCCGCTCGTGCTGCGCGGTGAGGACTACCTGGAGTTGTTGCCGGTGGCCTGGCGGGCGGTCAACGACTACGGCATCCGGATCAGCTACCGCACCTACGACTGCGCCGAGCTGGGGCCGTACCGGCGTCAGCACTCCGGCATCACCGCCAAACGCGGGCTGTGGGAGGTGCACTACGACCCCTACGACCTGTCGCAGGTGTTCGTACGCACGCAACAGGGCTGGATCACGGTCCCCTGGGTGCACCTGCCGCTGGTGAACGGGCCGTTCGCCGACTTCACCTGGCAGCATGCCCGCCGCCTGGCCGCCGAGGCCGGACTGGACGACACCAATGAGGCCGCGGTCGCACGCGTTCTGGACGAGCTGCTCACCCGCGGCGAGCACGGCCCAGACACCCGGTCGGCCAAGGTGGCTGGACGCACCCGCGTCGCTGCCGCCGTCCGTGCGCAGGCCACGGCGCCCGAGACCGAGACGGAGCCCGAACCGGAGCCTGAGGCATTGTCTCCGGTGCCGGTGGCGGATTTCGGCGTCTTCGACGCCCATGCCGAAGCTGAAAGATGGATATGA